In Ruminiclostridium josui JCM 17888, the genomic window CCAACTGATGAAAGATTGTCTTCATATGCATTGGGAATTCATGACCCTTCTCTGGATTCACTTATGTTTGCCTATGGCAGGTATCTACTTATAGCCTGTTCTCGTCCCAACACACAGGCGGCTAATCTTCAAGGAATTTGGAATAAGGATATGCCAGCACCTTGGTCCTCTAATTACACTACCAATATCAACACTGAAATGAACTATTGGCCTGCGGAGACTACAAACCTTCCAGAATGTCATATGCCTCTGTTTAGTCTGCTAAAAGACGTTTCAAAGGCAGGCTCTGAGATATCACGATTGCATTACGGGTGCAGAGGGTTTGTACTACACCATAACACTGATTTATGGCGTATGGCTTCCAGCGTGTCAGGTCAAGCAAAATGGGGTTTTTGGCCTATGGGCGGTGCTTGGCTTTCTCTTCACATAATGGAGCATTATAGATTTACCTGCGATATAGAGTTTTTACAACAGTACTATTTTATTCTTCGAGAAGCGGTTTTGTTTTTACTTGATTATATGAAACTTGATGACAATGGTTATTATGTAACAAACCCTTCCACCTCACCTGAAAACTCCTTTATAACTGCGGATGGTGAAATATGTTCAATCACAAAAGCTTCAACCATGGACTTGGCTATTATCCGAGAGCTTTTTGAAAGCTGTATAGAAGCACAGTCAATTCTTAAAATTGATTCTGACCTTTCCTGCCTACTTTCACAAATGCTTTGTAAATTACCTCCATTTCAAACAGGCAGTAAAGGACAGCTACTAGAGTGGCTTAATGAATACGAGGAAGAAGAACCGGGACATCGGCATATGTCTCACCTTTTTGGACTTTATCCCGGCAGTAGTATAAGTCCATCGCGTACACCTGAACTTGCTAAAGCTTGCCGAAAATCTCTGAAAGAACGCATTACCAACGGAGGAGGTCATACAGGATGGAGCTGTGCTTGGCTTATATGCCTTTACGCAAGACTTGGTGACGGGAATAATGCCTACCATTTTGTTAATCAGCTTTTAACTCGTTCCGTATATCCAAACCTTTTTGACGCACACCCTCCATTTCAAATAGATGGTAATTTTGGCTTTACAGCAGGCATTGCAGAAATGCTGTTACAAAGCCATGAAGGAGAACTCCACTTGCTGCCTGCTTTGCCCCATAACTGGAAAGACGGCAGTGTAACGGGATTAAAAGCCAGAGGGAACTACACTGTAGATATTTCATGGCGTAACCATCATCTTGTCTCTGCGCGGATAACAGCAGGACAAAACGGAGTCTGCCATATTAGAATAAATGAAGCTTTTACGGTAGACAAGTATGTTGAAAGGAAAGAAAACTCCGTTTTAGTTAATCTGTCAAAAAATGAAAGTGTTAATTTTATATTATCGGTCTAAAATAAGGGATTTAAATAACGCAAAATATTCTCGTAAACAAACATTTGGGTATATGTACCATGGAGTACCGGAACTGATTCCATATGGCTTTAGTCCAGCCCTTTTTGCAAGTATTTTTGCTCTGAACATATGAAAATCATTGGTTATAATCATTACCTTATCAAGAGGCTTTCCAATAGTGTTTTCATATATTTTTTTAGAATACACCATATTTTCATATGTACTGGTTGACTTTTCTTCTTTTAAAATAACGTTCTCGGGTACATTATGCTTAACCAGATACCTTTTCATTCCCTCGGCTTCCGTTATGGTTTCACCAATCCCTTGTCCCCCTGACACTATTATCTTTACATCAGGATTATTTTTGTAATAGTCCAAGGTATAGTCAAGACGATTTTTCAAAACCAACGTAGGTGTTTCTCCTTTAAGCCCTGCACCCAATACTATTATGCTGTCAACCTGCTTGTCTTTATCTGACATGGCAGAGGTTATTATGACAGCTGTTATTATAATAAAAGAAACCAACCATATGGTAAATAGCCCTGCAAATACTTTTATAAGCTTATTGTAAAACTGCGGCCTTCGCTTGTACAATCCTGTTTTTTTTAACAATGCCCATAGTATAATACATGTGCCTCCTATAGCAGGAAGCAAAATTCCCATGTCCATACCGCCGCTTCTTTTTGCAATAATTATAGTATCCATTATTCCTACAGCAGCCAGTATGTACAATAATGTATATAAATATTTATTTTTCATAACTAAAATTCCAAAGCCTTACCAGGATTATCTGAAGGCTTGAAAGTGTACTTTTTACCCTCCTCAGGCTTAATAAAAGTACCGTTAAAGCTGAAATGATCGGATTCAATACCTGCTTCTCCGTCCATAGTAACCTGCATTTGTTCAACTCCCGGAAGATTCAACACTGTCATTGCGAGTATGCTAGTATGGATTATACCTCCCGCACTCCCTGAATTAAACTTTTTTACAGTCTCTTTGGGCAAATCAATGGTAATATTTTTACCATCTAAAACAGCTTTGTTTATTTTTATGTCAGTAGAAGAAAAAACCTTGTTTATTGCAGAGGTTATATCAGTTTCATATAATTTTTTATCAACTGTTATACCTTGTATTTCTTTTGGTTTGTCATAATCGTCAGCATCATAATAATAGAGTTTGAGTTCCATTGTTTCATTAACTGGGGTTGTTTGTGATGCGGTAGTTTGTGATGAAACTGTTGATGAATTAGAAGCTGTACTTGAAGTTTCAGATGGCTCTTTTTTCTGACCTATTGCATATACAAGCAAAACTACTAGAATAATAATAAAGCAGAAAAAAATTATGCAAATAGCTTTTAGTTTCTTTGAATCAATCATATAAATAACCTCCCCGGGTTTTAAATTAATTATCATTTATTTTTGTTATTGCCTTACTGAACCTGAATGTGTGCTTGAAAAAAAACTTTGCCATCAATTTCATTTATTCCTTCAATATACACTTTCTTGCAGCTTCCATCTATCTCCTCAGTATCCTTGTATAAGGAAATAGTATCTCCTGCAACTGCTTCGTTTACATAATTTATCTGAATTGATTTAGCACTATACTTTCCATGCTTTTCTAAAGAAAAACAGTCGGATATATAGTCTATATATTTTGCATTATTTACGTGACCGTTAATATCAAGGTCACTGAAACCTACAAGTTTTTTGTAAACTAAATGCAGCTCCCCTGCCGGTTTCAACTTTTCAAACTTTCTGTCTATTGCTTTTGATTCTAAGAATTCCGGATATTGTGGCGAAATAATGGAATCAATTTTTACCATCTGACGCTTCTGTAAATCCAGTATAACCCAGCTTGAAATTGCACTGACAAGAATATGTCCATCCTTATCCCTAACAATAAAATTTCTTTCTATCATCATTTTCTTAGGTGATACCGGCCATGTCTCAATTGAAATATCTTCGTTAATACCGGGCATCCTGTTAATCTCTAGCATCATTCGAACCATGACCCACGCCACGCCATATTCATTTTGTAACTTTTCTATACCAAGGTTTGTACTCTCGGAATGGAGACCTGCAATATTCTGAAAGCAATTAAAAAGATAACTGAGTTTTAGTCTTTTAAAATAATCTGCATGGCCATAATCTACATGATAGTTCTTTTTGTATATGGAAAGCGGGTTCATATGTCCTCCCTTTACTGCAATGTTTCTTAACCAAGTTTGAATAAATATTTGCCAACTACATGGTCAAGAGGTATAGGACCTATGATTCTGCTGTCTCTACTTTCATTTCTATTATCTCCCATAACAAATACGGTATCCTCAGGAACCTTTATTATATTTTCCGATTCATAGCGCATAGGCTCTTTTATGTATGGTTCTTCTAGCGGTATACCATTACGGATAACTTTACCATCCTTAAACTGCAATTCGTCTCCGGCCTTACCTATTACTCTCTTAACCCAGAATATCTGCTGAGTGTTATCGGTAAACCTTGATACAAGAATATTATATTTAAGAGGATCTATAACATTGTCCCAAAAGGTTCTTTTTCTATCTACTCTGCTGTCAATAATAACGATGTCTCCATATTTTGGTTTAGTGTGGAATATATTTTGAGTCTTATTAATTATTATTTTTTCCTTATCATGCAAAGTATTATCCATTGAATGTCCGTCTACACTGGTTGGTTGAAATATAAAAATTATAACTATCAATGCCAAAACCACAGACCCAAGTATTGTTCCTACCCAGCCTAATATTTCTTTCAAAATTTTCATATCCAAAATATCTCCCTCGCTTATGTTTTCTTTTGAGTTTTTACTCCTCTATTTTACTAAATTTACCTAATTATAATATATTTGTGTAACATTTTATAGACATAATTTATTAACTTTTCCTTAATTATTTATGAATTTAATATATTATACGAAATAAAAGACTTATAAGTCTGAAACAGCTGTATAATACCTTTACATACCACAATTAGTATAATTGCCTGGATAAGCATTTTACAAAGAACTGCTATAAATCCAAGCAATTATTTAGTATATATTATTTAACCTTTATTCCGAATATCTTTTTAGCATAGCTTCCAACTACCAAAGTATCATTGTAAATTGCCGGAGAGGATTCAACATTTCCCTCCAGAGATACAGAATCCAGGGTTTTTCCGTCCATAGGATCAACTAGACGCATGTATCCAGCATAATCTGTATATACCAAATAGGTTTTGCCATCAGAGCTTTTGAAGTCAACGGGAGAACACCAACTGTATGCAGTAAGTTTCTTATTCCAAATCTCTTCACCGGTATTTTTATCAAGTGCAATCATATTTCCGTCAGTATTTGAACCTGTAAAGCAAATATTGAATATAACCATATTACTTATATCGTCTTTTCCAAGTACAGGTGTTCCTAGTGAACCACCGTTTATATAGTAGTTGTAAACACACTTATAATCCTTCTGCCAAACAAGCTCCCCTGTTATTGCATTTATTTTCCTTATATTGCAGTCTGTAAACTTGTTTTTACCGTTTTCACCACGCTTGTCCACCTGATTTGCGGTATAAAGAAATACTCCGCCCTTTGTCTCTTCTATTACAATAGAACTATCTGTATCGTCACCTGTGTCATATATCCATACTGGTTTCATAGTATTCAAATCAAGGCATTGCAATGTTCCTCCATTATCACAGAAATACATATAGTTTTTATATACTGCCGGCGAATTTTCTATACCCTGTTCATCGTTATAAGGACTTCTGTAACGGTACTTTGTTATTTGGGGTGCTATTGAAAGAGTTCCAGCTGCCTTATCAAACTTTGTATTCATTTTAACCTTGTATACAAGTCCGTTTTCACCGCAGTCAAGGAGTGTGTCTGTCTTTTTATCAAAAATTGCGGAAGAATCATTGGCTCCCCAGTCTCTGAATGCAACCTGATCTCTGCCAAATATAGCGTACATTTCCTTCTGGTTTATAAGATTAAAAATTCTGTATTTGTATTCGCTGTATTTTCCGCCGTTATCATTTATCCCCATACCCGTGTAAAGTATAGGATAGCCTCTTGGGTCAATCATCCCTGTTCCTTTAATGGGATAACCAATTTTTATTGGGTTTCTGGTAGGCTTACCTGTTTCAAGGTCAAGAAAATATATGTTTCCGTCCAAAGTAGGGTATATAACCTCTACAAGGTCTTTTGACTTCATATCACTGTTAATGTTCATCAGTTTTCTCACGTCTTCAGACCAGTGAACAATCAGTGGCTGTCCTGTCCAGCCTGTTCCCGGCCAATAGCTTCCTTCACCTGAGATTGCCCCAAGTCCTGTTTTTTTCCACACTATCTCTAGCTTTTTCTGAGTTACGGTACGTGTGCCAAAGGATGCACTATCCCTATAATTGTTTCCTCTAAATGTTGTTATACCTTCAAGATCTGAATATGTATCAGATGAACCAAAGCTGATTTTATTTTTGCTTTTTACGGTATATTCCTTCAAAGGGGTATTGTTTCTAAATATCCAGCTTTGCATTGTAGTTCCGTTTTTAAGTGTGTTTTGAAAGGCAAATTCAGTAAAAGCCTTTTCACCGTCAAAAGTTGCTGCAGTTTTCCATGAAACCTTCAACTTGCTTGGGTCTGTTATTTCTGCAGGCATAGGGTCTGCTACCGGCTCAGGTTCTGGTTCTTCTACTTCATCTTGACTTTCGCCTGCAGTAGTATTTACAGCATAGGAATCTCCGTTGTTTCCAGATTTCCCCGAATTACTCATCTTGCTTAATCCAATCATAACACCTGTTGTTATTAATGAAAGTATTAGAATCGTCAGTATTACTTTTAGTCTGTTAGTTGCCCTTCTTCTATATCTAGCCATTCTCAATTTACTCCCTGATAAATTTACTTAATTTTTACTCCGTATATTTTTTTTGCATAGGTACCTACTACCGCCATATTGTTGTATACTGAAGGTGATGCCTCTACATTCCCTCCAACTGAGATTTTATCCAGGTCTTCTCCTGTTTTCGGGTCTATCAAATGCATGTATCCTTTAAAGTCACAAAGCAGCATATAGGTCTTTCCGTCTTCGGACATAAAATCTACAGGTGAACTCCAGCTATAGGCATCTAAATGTCTTTTCCAAACCTCTTTGCCTGTTTTCTTATCCAGTGCCACAAGAGTTCCGTCACTTGTAGAGCCTGTTAGTGCTACATTGAATATGACAATGTCACTTATATCATTTTTCCCAACTACCGGAGTCGCCAAAGCTCCTCCATTTATATAACTCTGATAAACACAGGAATAGTCCATCTGCCATACAAGTTCTCCGGTCAGAGCATTTATCTTTCTAATATTACAGTTTGCCTTTGCTCCAGATTTTCCTCGTTTGTCAATCTCGTTTGCAGTATATAGGAATACTCCTTCGTCAGTTTCTTCAAGAGTAATGGAACTATCAGTATCATCACCTGCTTTGAATATCCAAACCGGTTCAAGTTTGTTGATATCCAAACATTGTATTGTTCCCCCGTTATCAGCAAAATACATCAGGTTCCTGTACACAGCAGGAGAGTTTTCAATTCCCTGTTCCGAGCTGTAGCTGCTCTTGTAGCGGTATTTTGTTATTGTAGGATTAATTGAAATTGATCCTGCTTCCTTATTAAACTTTGTATTTAGCTTCGCCTTGTAAACAAGACCATTTTCACCGCAGTTAATTAATGTATCAGTATATCTGTTCAGCAAGGCAGAAGAATCGTTTGCACCCCACTGTCTGAATGCAACAGAGTCATTTCCAGGCATTGAAAATATTTCCTTTTGATGAATCAAATCAAATATCCTGTATTTGAAAGCACCTTTTCTGCCGTCATTCTCATTTAACCCTTGTCCTGTATAGAATAAGGGGTAGCCTCTTGGGTCAACCATACCCGTTCCTTTAACGGTAAATCCTATATTCATTCTGGGTCTGGATTCTTTTCCTGTCTCCATGTCAAGGAAGTATACATGCCCATCAAACACCGGATAAATTACTTCAACAAGATCCTTATCCTTTAAATCGTTATTTATGTTCATTACTTTCCGAACATCCGGCGACCAGTGAGCCAGTAGAGGTTGTCCTGTCCATCCTGCACCCGGCCAGTAACTTCCTACTCCCGAAACAGCCCCTATGTCATGTGTCCACACTATCTCAAGCTTTTTTTCCCTTACATCGGCTTTTCCCCAAGAAGGCGCTGTCCTATAGTTATTACCTCTGAAAGTGGTAACTCCTTCAAGCTCCGAGTACATTTCAGGGGAACCAAAGGCAAGGCTGTAAGATGGATTGTAGCTTGATGTTACCTTATTGCTTACAAGTCTCCAGTATCTTATATTACCGTCCTTAAAAGTTTTCTTTATGGAACCGTCCCCCATTGCAGCCTTGGATATAAAGCTTGCCGGGTTCTTCCAGGAAATTAAAAGTTCACTTGGGTTAGTGCTTTCCGCAGGTTTCTGCTCTTTATCTGTATCATCAGCAGGAGTATTCTCCGCGACAGTACTCGTAGAAATCGGCGAGGTGTTGTTTGAAGTCGTCTGGGTAGTAGCTTTCGGTGTATTGTTTGAAACTTTTGGTGGAAGCTTCCCTATATAAAACATATATATTGCTACCATAGCTACTAATAAAGCAAATAAAGCAACAACTAATGCGGGAAGCAGCTTATTAACACTTTTTCCTCTTTTTCTGCTCATTTTCTATCTCCATTTTTTTATTACAAAATTGGCCATGTTTGGCAACTCATCATATCCTACTTATTATATCAGACTGATAAAAATAATTATATTTCTTTTTGTTAAAAATGTTGTAACCTTTGTATCATATATTTGGTAATTCTAACATATTATTCATATCTTACTTTTGCCAATTTCCTTAGAATACAATCCATTTAAATAACAGAAATTAATTATATTATATATGGACAATTTTCCTTAACCAATTTATAATTAGTAAAAATATCAAAGGGGGAGATTATGAATAATTACTACAACCTGTCAACTGATGAAGTTTTGAAAAAGCTCAACACCAGTATGGAAGGAATATCCTCAACGGAAATAGAGCAACTTAGAGGTCAATACGGATTTAATGAACTCAAAGCTGAGAATAAGGCAGGATTCTTTAAAGTTTTTTTAAGTCAATTTAAAGATTTCCTGGTAATAATCCTTATTATTGCGGGTGTAATTTCTCTGTTTCTAAAAGATTATGAAAGTGCAATAGTAATCTTTGCAGTTACCTTACTTAACTCTATTTTAGGCACTGTACAGCATTTTAAAGCCGAAAAATCCCTTGACAGTTTAAAAACACTTTCATCTCCTGTAGCCAAAGTAATAAGGAATAACGAAAAAATTGAAATACCATCTCGTGAAGTTTTGGTAGGAGATATACTTCTTCTTGAAGCAGGAGACTTTGTATGCGCAGACGGAAGAATTCTTGAAAATTATAGTCTTCAGGTTAATGAAAGTTCTCTTACCGGAGAATCTGAAAGTGTGCTCAAAGATTCGGAAGTTATAAATGACTCTGAAATTGCTATAGGCGACAGGAAGAATATGGTCTTCACAGGCAGCCTCATTACTTACGGTAGAGCCGTTGTAGCAGTTACAGATATCGGAATGTCCACTGAACTTGGAAAAATCGCACATTTAATGGAATCAGCTCAAAGCAAGGAGACTCCTCTCCAAGTAAGTCTTGACAAATTTGGTAAAAAGTTGGCTGTGGCTATACTTATACTTTGCGGAATAATATTTGCTGCAAACGTTTTAAGAGGTTACTCTCTTATTGATTCTTTTATGTTTGCAATAGCATTGGCCGTTGCTGCCATACCTGAAGCACTGAGTTCCATTGTTACTATTGTCCTTGCAATAGGTACTCAAAAAATGGCCAAAGAAAATGCAATTGTAAGAAAACTTCACTCTGTAGAAAGCCTTGGAAGTGTTTCTGTAATATGCTCCGATAAAACCGGTACTTTAACTCAGAATAAAATGGTAGCCGAAAAAGTATATGTAGAGTCTAAGGTATACGATGCCACCGAGCTTTCCATGGAGGATACTCTTCAGAGAATTATAATAAAAATGAGTGCTTTGGCAAGTGATGCCACTATAACAGGAGACAAAGGCGTTGGCGACCCCACTGAGCTGGCATTTATAAAGCTTGCAAATAATTACGGCTATGAAGAAGAAGACCTTCGAAATGAATACCCTCGACTTTCTGAAGTCCCTTTTGATTCAGACAGAAAGCTTATGAGTACTTTTCATAATATTGAAGGACAGTACATGATGTTTACAAAAGGAGCTCCCGATATTATTCTAAGCAGGGTAAGCAATATTGCCGAAAAAGATGGGGAAAGGCCCGTAACTCAGAGTGATATTGAAATGATTGAAGGGATAAACCGCGACTTTTCAAATGAAGGTTTGAGAGTTCTTGCATTTGGATACAAGAAGTTTGATTCCGATACAAATATTTCTATTGAAGACGAAAAACAGCTTACTTTTGTAGGTTTAATTGCAATGATTGATCCTCCTCGTGAGGAATCAAAGCTTGCAGTTGCTGACTGTATTAAAGCCGGAATTAAACCTGTAATGATAACCGGTGACCATAAAATCACAGCCTCTGCAATAGCTCGTCAAATAGGTATTATGACAGAAAACGGAAGAGCTGTAGAAGGTACAGAAGTTGAAAAGATGTCCGATGAAGAATTAAGAAATAACGTTGAAGATATATCCGTTTATGCACGTGTTTCTCCTGAGCACAAAATAAGAATAGTTAAGGCATGGCAGGACAAAGGAAATGTTGTTGCAATGACCGGAGACGGGGTAAATGATGCTCCTGCCCTTAAACAAGCAGATATTGGTGTAGCTATGGGAAAAGTCGGCACAGAGGTAGCAAAAGATGCTGCATCCATGATACTTGTAGACGATAACTTCGCTACTATTGTTAAAGCTGTAGCAAATGGACGAAGCATATATACAAATATAAAAAATTCTATTAAGTTCTTGCTTTCAGGAAACACAGCCGGAATACTTGCTGTGCTGTATACGTCAATTCTAGCACTTCCGTTGCCGTTTACAGCAATGCATTTGTTGTTTATAAACCTTCTTACAGATTCCATGCCGGCTATAGCCCTTGGGTTGGAGCCTTACAGAAAAGATGTGCTGAATTCCAAGCCACGTAATATAAACGAACCCCTATTAAACAAAGGCTTTCTGTTTCATGTTCTTTTCGAAGGTGCCGTTATTGCCGCCAGTACTCTTGCAGCATTTTATTATGGGTTAAATAAAGGTGATGCCACCCTTGCAAGCACTATGGCTTTTGCTGTTCTAGCCTTATCTAGAATGATTCATGGCTTCAACTGCCGCTCAAAGTATCCCATATATAAAGTAGGAATTTTTTCAAATAAGTTTCTGTGGGGTGCTTTGCTCATAGGAGTACTGCTTCTCGGATTGGTGCTGTGGATTCCTTTATTCCAGAGTCTCTTTACAATTAATCCTGATGTATTGGAAAGTCTGGGAATAATTGTTTTTCTAGCATTAGTTCCACTGGTTGTTATTCAAATTTATAAAGCTATTAGAACGGGTATGAATAGTAATAGTAAAATGACCAAACAATAAGACCGTACATTATTATCAGTCAGGGAGGTTATTGCATATGGGAAAAAATAAAAGTACTAAATCAGACGGTGTTGAATATTTTGCTGATACACAAAACATAGAAAACCAGAAACGCATATCAAAAGGGAACATTAAGAAGTCAGTTTTGGAAACCAAAACAAAATAATTACTTTGTATTAAAAAAGACGCTGTTGGGTTAAACCAACAGCGTCTTTTTTACTTAATATTTATAAATTATCTTGCTGTATAATGTGTGTGAAGTAACTTGTGAGCCTTGTGTCCGCCAGCTTCTCCAAGATACTCTGCGTATAATTTCTGTATCTCTGGATTTTCATGTGACTTTCTCTTTTCACATGATACATCAATATCATAAAGTCCCTTAACTCTTGCAGCTTTAACAGCATCTGTAGTTGATTTATCCTTGATGATTGGCTGTCCGCCACCGTTGATACATCCACCTTCACAAGCCATTACTTCTATGAAGTGATAATTTGCTTCACCTGCTCTTATTTTATCAAGTAACTTTGACGCATTTCCTGTACCATTTGCAACAGCTACCTTTATCTCCATATCAGCTATATTTACAGTAGCTTCTTTGATTCCATCCAAACCTCTTACAGCAGTATATTCAATGCATTCCAGTGATTTTCCTGTAAGCTTGTCAGCTACTGTACGAAGTGCAGCTTCCATAACTCCTCCGGTATTACCGAATATTGTTCCTGCACCGGAGTAGGTTCCAAGGATACTATCCTGCTTGCTGTCTTCCAACTCTGCAAATTTGATTCCTGCCTGCCTTATCATTTTTGCAAGTTCTCTTGTAGTTATAACTGCGTCAATATCCCTTAATCCATCAACGCTCATTTCTTCTCTGTCTGCTTCATATTTCTTCGCAGTACATGGCATTACTGATACTACAAATACACTCTTTGGATCAACGTCAGCCTTAACAGGATAGTAGGATTTAGCAATTGCACCAAACATTTGCTGTGGTGATTTGCAGGATGAAAGATTTTCTATAAAATCATGGTAGTTATGCTCACAGTATTTAATCCAGCCCGGTGAACAAGATGTAATCAATGGTAGCTTTCCACCGTTTTGAATTCTGTTTATAAGCTCAGTACCTTCTTCAATTATTGTCAAATCAGCACTGAAGTTGGTATCAAATACCTTGTCAAATCCCAATCTTCTAAGTGCTGTAACCATTTTGCCTTCAACATTTGTTCCTGGTGCAAATCCAAATTCTTCACCAAGTGCAACTCTTACAGCCGGAGCAGTCTGAACAACAACGTGTAAATCAGGATTTTCCAAAGCCTTCCATACCTTTGCAGTATCATCTCTCTCCTGTAATGCTCCAACTGGACAAATCTTGATACACTGACCGCAGTTTATACACTCTTGACTTGCAAGACCTTCTTCATATGCAGTTGTAACCGTCATATGTGCTCCACGGAAAGCAAAGTCAATAGCGCTGACATCCTGCATTTTTGAACAGACACTTACACATCTTCCACAGAGAACACACTTGTTAGGATCTCTTACGATGGGACCGGAAGTATCCAGACATCCCTTGTCAACTTTTCCCTCATAAGGAATTGCATCTATTCCGTTGTCATTGCATAGTGTCTGAAGTTCACACTTTAAGTTTCTTGGACATGAAAGACATTCCCTGTTATGGTTTGCCATAATCAACTCAAGTATGTTCTTTCTTGCTTCTCTCACAGTGCTTGTATTAGTTTTTACAACTATACCCTCAGATACCTTAGTTACACATGCAGGATGAAGACCTCTCCAACCTTCAACCTCAACTACACAAACCCTGCATGAACCTGGCTCGTTTATGCCCTTCATGAAACATAATGTCGGAATATCTATGTTCAGCTGTTTTGCAGCCTCAAGAATTGTTGTGTTCTTAGGAACAGAAACATCAAATCCGTCTATTTTTAAATTAATCATATCCATAATTATTTACCTGCCTTTCCAGACATGCTGCACACTCCGGTCCTGCATTTTCCGTTGATATGCTCCAAAAATTCTTCTTCAAAATATTTAACCAACGTTATCAATGGCATTGGAGCACTTTGGCCCAATCCGCAGAAGCTTGTTGTCTTCATAGTTTGTGCAAGGCTCTTCATTTTATTAAAATCATCCATTGTTGCAGTTCCTTCTGTCATCTTATCGAGAATCTCAACCAACCTGTGATTTCCTTCTCTGCAAGGTGTACATTTACCACAGGATTCCTCTTCAAAGAACTCCATAACAGTTTTCAGGTAATCCACTACACAATGTGTATCATCTACTACAAGTACCGCACCTGAACCTAATGAGAAACCTGCTTTTTTCAAATCATAATAGCATATCTTTGTATCAATCATGCTTTCTGGGAAGCAGCTTCCTGATGAACCACCAAGGTGAACAAATTTCAACTTACGTCCGTCTTTTATTCCTCCACCTAAGTTATATATAAGTTCTCTCAAAGTTATTCCGAATGGTATTTCGTAAACTCCTCTGTTGTTAACATTACCTGAAAGGCACATTAATTTTGTTCCGCCGCTAAACTCAGTCCCCATTGAGCTGAATTTTTCTCCGCCATCTTTTATTATCCATGGAATACATGAATATGTCTCAACATTGTTAAGTATGGTAGGCATTTGATACAAACCGCAGTTCTTAATATAAGGTGGCTTTTGTCTTGGTCTTCCGGTCTTTCCTTCGATTGATTCAACCAAAGCAGTATTTTCACCGCAAACATATGCACCTGCACCAGAAACAACCTTTAATTCAAAATCAAAACCTTCTCT contains:
- a CDS encoding PQQ-binding-like beta-propeller repeat protein, which codes for MARYRRRATNRLKVILTILILSLITTGVMIGLSKMSNSGKSGNNGDSYAVNTTAGESQDEVEEPEPEPVADPMPAEITDPSKLKVSWKTAATFDGEKAFTEFAFQNTLKNGTTMQSWIFRNNTPLKEYTVKSKNKISFGSSDTYSDLEGITTFRGNNYRDSASFGTRTVTQKKLEIVWKKTGLGAISGEGSYWPGTGWTGQPLIVHWSEDVRKLMNINSDMKSKDLVEVIYPTLDGNIYFLDLETGKPTRNPIKIGYPIKGTGMIDPRGYPILYTGMGINDNGGKYSEYKYRIFNLINQKEMYAIFGRDQVAFRDWGANDSSAIFDKKTDTLLDCGENGLVYKVKMNTKFDKAAGTLSIAPQITKYRYRSPYNDEQGIENSPAVYKNYMYFCDNGGTLQCLDLNTMKPVWIYDTGDDTDSSIVIEETKGGVFLYTANQVDKRGENGKNKFTDCNIRKINAITGELVWQKDYKCVYNYYINGGSLGTPVLGKDDISNMVIFNICFTGSNTDGNMIALDKNTGEEIWNKKLTAYSWCSPVDFKSSDGKTYLVYTDYAGYMRLVDPMDGKTLDSVSLEGNVESSPAIYNDTLVVGSYAKKIFGIKVK
- a CDS encoding PQQ-binding-like beta-propeller repeat protein: MSRKRGKSVNKLLPALVVALFALLVAMVAIYMFYIGKLPPKVSNNTPKATTQTTSNNTSPISTSTVAENTPADDTDKEQKPAESTNPSELLISWKNPASFISKAAMGDGSIKKTFKDGNIRYWRLVSNKVTSSYNPSYSLAFGSPEMYSELEGVTTFRGNNYRTAPSWGKADVREKKLEIVWTHDIGAVSGVGSYWPGAGWTGQPLLAHWSPDVRKVMNINNDLKDKDLVEVIYPVFDGHVYFLDMETGKESRPRMNIGFTVKGTGMVDPRGYPLFYTGQGLNENDGRKGAFKYRIFDLIHQKEIFSMPGNDSVAFRQWGANDSSALLNRYTDTLINCGENGLVYKAKLNTKFNKEAGSISINPTITKYRYKSSYSSEQGIENSPAVYRNLMYFADNGGTIQCLDINKLEPVWIFKAGDDTDSSITLEETDEGVFLYTANEIDKRGKSGAKANCNIRKINALTGELVWQMDYSCVYQSYINGGALATPVVGKNDISDIVIFNVALTGSTSDGTLVALDKKTGKEVWKRHLDAYSWSSPVDFMSEDGKTYMLLCDFKGYMHLIDPKTGEDLDKISVGGNVEASPSVYNNMAVVGTYAKKIYGVKIK
- a CDS encoding cation-translocating P-type ATPase, giving the protein MNNYYNLSTDEVLKKLNTSMEGISSTEIEQLRGQYGFNELKAENKAGFFKVFLSQFKDFLVIILIIAGVISLFLKDYESAIVIFAVTLLNSILGTVQHFKAEKSLDSLKTLSSPVAKVIRNNEKIEIPSREVLVGDILLLEAGDFVCADGRILENYSLQVNESSLTGESESVLKDSEVINDSEIAIGDRKNMVFTGSLITYGRAVVAVTDIGMSTELGKIAHLMESAQSKETPLQVSLDKFGKKLAVAILILCGIIFAANVLRGYSLIDSFMFAIALAVAAIPEALSSIVTIVLAIGTQKMAKENAIVRKLHSVESLGSVSVICSDKTGTLTQNKMVAEKVYVESKVYDATELSMEDTLQRIIIKMSALASDATITGDKGVGDPTELAFIKLANNYGYEEEDLRNEYPRLSEVPFDSDRKLMSTFHNIEGQYMMFTKGAPDIILSRVSNIAEKDGERPVTQSDIEMIEGINRDFSNEGLRVLAFGYKKFDSDTNISIEDEKQLTFVGLIAMIDPPREESKLAVADCIKAGIKPVMITGDHKITASAIARQIGIMTENGRAVEGTEVEKMSDEELRNNVEDISVYARVSPEHKIRIVKAWQDKGNVVAMTGDGVNDAPALKQADIGVAMGKVGTEVAKDAASMILVDDNFATIVKAVANGRSIYTNIKNSIKFLLSGNTAGILAVLYTSILALPLPFTAMHLLFINLLTDSMPAIALGLEPYRKDVLNSKPRNINEPLLNKGFLFHVLFEGAVIAASTLAAFYYGLNKGDATLASTMAFAVLALSRMIHGFNCRSKYPIYKVGIFSNKFLWGALLIGVLLLGLVLWIPLFQSLFTINPDVLESLGIIVFLALVPLVVIQIYKAIRTGMNSNSKMTKQ